One genomic region from Epinephelus fuscoguttatus linkage group LG6, E.fuscoguttatus.final_Chr_v1 encodes:
- the LOC125890196 gene encoding BRI3-binding protein encodes MKGIRFFVVFLVLSAFLSCTAEAARSRTSNQNSFRRAANGIYQTLSSVFGEDNIRGLYKFFSKTTERFVHGVDSFLDTIWKIWSDLLDVMGIDSSNLSHYFSATSLTNSPARALLLVAAVLVAYWFLSMFLGGFFYLLHAVFGRFFWLARVTLFALSCLYILQKFEGDPERAVLPLCFIMAVYFMTGPVGAYWRRGGGAGSLEEKIDHLDTQIRLLNIRLSRVIDGLERTGDQ; translated from the exons ATGAAGGGAATCAGGTTTTTCGTGGTTTTCTTGGTGCTTTCCGCGTTTCTGTCGTGCACAGCCGAAGCGGCCAGGAGCAGGACCAGCAACCAGAACAGCTTCCGACGGGCAGCTAACGGCATCTACCAGACCCTGAGCAGTGTCTTCGGAGAGGACAACATCAGAGGGTTGTACAAG TTTTTCTCCAAAACGACGGAGCGGTTTGTCCATGGCGTGGACTCTTTTCTGGACACCATCTGGAAGATCTGGTCAGATTTGCTGGATGTGATGGGCATTGACT CCTCAAACCTCAGCCACTACTTCAGCGCCACATCTCTCACCAACTCTCCGGCACGCGCCCTGCTCCTGGTGGCCGCCGTGCTTGTGGCCTACTGGTTCCTCTCCATGTTCCTGGGGGGTTTCTTTTACCTGCTGCACGCTGTGTTCGGCCGCTTCTTCTGGCTAGCGCGCGTCACACTCTTCGCTCTGTCCTGCCTCTACATCCTGCAGAAGTTCGAGGGTGACCCGGAGCGCGCGGTGCTGCCACTTTGCTTTATCATGGCGGTGTACTTCATGACGGGGCCCGTGGGAGCGTACTGGCGTCGGGGAGGCGGTGCAGGTTCACTGGAAGAGAAGATCGACCACCTGGACACTCAGATCAGGTTGCTTAACATCAGGCTGAGCCGCGTCATAGACGGCCTGGAACGCACTGGGGACCAGTAG